CCAAGGTCGCCACGGCCATCTACCGCCTGAGCGAGGGCAATTTCTCAAACGTGAAGGGCGTGGGCGGAGGCGTGTACGAGCTTCGGATCGACTTTGGACCCGGCTACCGGGCCTACTTCGGCAAGGATGGCGAAACGATCGTGATTCTTCTCGGCGGATCGACGAAACGGGATCAGCGGCGAGCGATCGCCGCCGCGGCGAAGAACTGGGCCGCGTACAAACAAGGCAAGCGAAGCAAGTGAGCGACGGAGCAGCCCATGGGCTTGACGAGGGATTTCAAGGAAACAGTGATGGCGCGCGTACAGCGCGATCGGAAGTTCCGTGAGGCGCTGTTCTCGGAAGCGATCAATGCGTATCTCGCCGGCGATACCGTGACCGGCAAGGCGCTGCTGCGCGATCTGATCAACGCAACGGTGGGGTTCGAGGAACTGGCGGCGGAACTCGACAAGCCGAGCAAGAGCCTGCACAGGATGCTTGCGCCGCACGGCAATCCGAACACCGAGAACTTCTTCGGCATCGTCAGCGCACTCCAGAAGAAAACCAGAGTTCGACTGCGCGTCACGGCCGGGTAAGCGGTGCGAATGCC
This window of the Burkholderiales bacterium genome carries:
- a CDS encoding transcriptional regulator — its product is MGLTRDFKETVMARVQRDRKFREALFSEAINAYLAGDTVTGKALLRDLINATVGFEELAAELDKPSKSLHRMLAPHGNPNTENFFGIVSALQKKTRVRLRVTAG